A single region of the Streptococcus macedonicus ACA-DC 198 genome encodes:
- the comEA gene encoding Late competence protein ComEA, DNA receptor, with product MIEKIKEKLLENKTLVAMLGTILVMLIGFFAWSNVTKTTVDAQNDLPALSTTFSASSSASDLKTERSSSQTETQKVFVDIKGAVKNEGVYELSNGRRVTDVVKLAGGFTEDADKKSVNLAEKVTDESMIYVARVGENVAPATTNSQVNGSAQQEESSDKINLNTATLAELQTISGIGAKRAQDIIDYRDANGGFSSVDDLANVSGIGEKTLEKLKSEVTVD from the coding sequence ATGATTGAAAAAATAAAAGAAAAACTTTTAGAGAACAAAACGTTGGTAGCGATGTTGGGAACAATACTTGTCATGTTAATCGGATTTTTTGCTTGGTCAAACGTGACAAAAACAACAGTGGATGCACAAAATGACTTACCTGCCCTAAGCACGACTTTTTCGGCAAGTAGCAGCGCAAGTGATTTAAAAACAGAACGTTCAAGTTCGCAAACTGAAACTCAAAAAGTGTTTGTAGATATCAAAGGTGCTGTGAAAAATGAGGGTGTTTATGAGCTTTCAAACGGTAGGCGTGTGACAGATGTGGTTAAATTAGCAGGTGGTTTTACAGAAGATGCTGATAAGAAGTCGGTGAATTTGGCTGAAAAAGTAACCGATGAATCAATGATTTATGTGGCAAGAGTTGGTGAAAATGTTGCTCCTGCAACGACTAATTCACAAGTAAACGGTAGCGCTCAGCAGGAAGAAAGTTCAGATAAAATCAATCTTAATACCGCAACTTTGGCAGAACTCCAGACGATTTCTGGCATTGGCGCCAAACGTGCCCAAGACATTATTGACTATCGTGATGCCAATGGTGGTTTTTCATCAGTTGATGACTTGGCGAATGTGTCTGGCATCGGAGAAAAAACACTAGAAAAGCTAAAATCTGAGGTGACCGTTGATTAA
- the murF gene encoding UDP-N-acetylmuramoylalanyl-D-glutamyl-2,6-diaminopimelate--D-alanyl-D-alanine ligase, translating into MKLTLHEVAKVVGAKNTISEFDDVPLRQIEFDSRKIEKGDLFLPLKGARDGHDFIETAFENGAVATFSEREVAGHPYIWVDDCLEAFQALASYYLEKQRVDVIAVTGSNGKTTTKDMIAAVLSTEYKTYKTQGNYNNEIGLPYTALHMPDDTEKIVLEMGQDHMGDIHLLSELAKPHIGVVTLIGEAHLEFFGSREKIAEGKMQIVDGMDSDGILIAPADTIVDPYLPESQMVIRFGDGAEIFVKDLQENKESLTFTTNVIDSPITLPVPGKYNATNAMVAAYVGKLLAISDDDIVEALETIELTRNRTEWKKAANGADILSDVYNANPTAMRLILETFSKIPANEGGKKIAVLADMKELGEQSVELHKRMIMSLSPETLDTLIFYGEDIAELAQLASQMFPIGKVYYFKKTADEDQFDAMLETVQKVLQPADQILLKGSNSMQLAKVVEVLEK; encoded by the coding sequence ATGAAATTAACATTGCATGAAGTCGCCAAGGTTGTTGGCGCTAAAAATACTATTTCGGAGTTTGATGACGTTCCCCTGCGACAAATTGAATTTGACAGTCGTAAGATTGAAAAAGGGGATTTATTTTTACCATTAAAAGGTGCGCGTGATGGGCATGATTTTATTGAAACTGCCTTTGAAAATGGTGCTGTTGCAACTTTTTCAGAGCGTGAAGTAGCTGGTCATCCATACATTTGGGTTGATGATTGTCTAGAGGCTTTTCAAGCGCTAGCTAGCTATTATCTTGAGAAACAGCGTGTTGATGTTATTGCTGTGACAGGGTCAAATGGTAAAACGACAACCAAAGATATGATTGCTGCGGTTTTATCAACAGAATACAAGACTTATAAAACACAAGGCAACTACAATAACGAAATTGGTTTGCCATATACAGCACTTCATATGCCAGATGATACGGAGAAAATTGTCCTTGAAATGGGGCAAGATCATATGGGTGACATTCATCTGTTGTCAGAACTTGCAAAACCACATATCGGTGTGGTGACTTTGATTGGTGAAGCTCATTTGGAATTTTTCGGTAGTCGTGAGAAAATCGCAGAAGGTAAAATGCAAATTGTTGATGGCATGGATTCAGATGGCATTTTGATTGCGCCAGCTGACACAATTGTTGATCCTTATTTACCTGAAAGCCAAATGGTTATTCGTTTTGGTGACGGCGCAGAAATTTTTGTGAAAGATTTGCAAGAAAATAAGGAATCGTTGACCTTTACGACAAATGTGATTGACAGTCCAATTACCCTACCTGTGCCTGGAAAATACAATGCGACTAATGCCATGGTGGCAGCTTATGTTGGTAAATTATTAGCCATTTCTGATGACGATATTGTCGAGGCTCTTGAGACAATCGAATTAACGCGCAATCGTACGGAATGGAAAAAAGCAGCCAATGGTGCTGATATTTTGTCAGATGTTTACAATGCTAATCCAACGGCAATGCGCTTGATTTTAGAGACATTTTCAAAAATTCCTGCTAATGAGGGCGGTAAAAAAATCGCTGTACTTGCTGACATGAAAGAATTGGGTGAGCAATCTGTTGAGCTTCATAAACGCATGATTATGAGCTTGTCACCCGAAACATTAGATACACTCATTTTCTATGGGGAAGACATTGCCGAGTTGGCACAACTTGCTAGTCAAATGTTCCCAATTGGAAAAGTTTATTATTTCAAGAAAACAGCTGACGAGGATCAATTTGATGCCATGCTTGAAACTGTCCAAAAAGTATTGCAACCAGCTGACCAAATCTTGTTGAAAGGTAGCAACTCAATGCAGTTAGCTAAAGTTGTTGAAGTATTGGAGAAATAG
- the yhbQ gene encoding COG2827: putative endonuclease containing a URI domain: MEKTEEKTKKAYMYVVECADGTLYTGYTTNVEKRIKTHNSGKGAKYTRSRLPVKLIYQESFDSKEAAMSAETYFKQKTRQQKLEYIEEHQ, encoded by the coding sequence ATGGAAAAAACAGAAGAAAAAACTAAAAAAGCTTATATGTATGTTGTAGAATGTGCTGACGGCACACTCTACACAGGCTACACAACCAATGTCGAAAAGCGTATCAAAACGCATAATAGCGGCAAAGGTGCAAAGTACACTAGAAGCCGCCTACCAGTCAAACTCATCTACCAAGAAAGCTTTGACAGCAAAGAAGCCGCCATGTCCGCCGAAACCTACTTCAAACAAAAAACACGACAACAAAAACTGGAATATATAGAGGAACACCAATAG
- the yabB gene encoding COG4123: Predicted O-methyltransferase: MVKSILKAGERIDQLFSTDVKIIQNKDVFSYSIDSVLLSRFPKIPSRGLIVDLCSGNGAVGLFASTRTKAPIIEVELQERLANMAERSIQLNQLENQVQMINDDLKNLLNHVPRSGVDLILCNPPYFKVSETSKKNLSEHYLLARHEIATNLEEICEVARHALKSNGRLAMVHRPDRFLDIIDTMRQYNLAPKRIQFVYPKMGKDANMLLIEAIKDGSTDGLKILPPLFVHKENGDYTDDIFEIYYGKNRRKN, encoded by the coding sequence ATGGTTAAATCAATTTTAAAAGCTGGCGAACGTATTGACCAGCTCTTTTCGACAGATGTCAAAATTATTCAAAATAAAGATGTGTTCAGCTATTCTATCGATAGTGTCTTGTTGTCACGTTTTCCAAAAATCCCTTCACGTGGCTTGATTGTTGACCTTTGTTCTGGAAATGGTGCCGTAGGACTTTTTGCCAGCACTCGCACCAAAGCACCGATTATAGAGGTAGAATTGCAAGAACGTTTGGCAAATATGGCAGAGCGTTCAATCCAGCTCAATCAATTAGAAAACCAAGTTCAGATGATTAATGACGATTTGAAAAATCTGCTCAATCACGTGCCACGTTCTGGTGTTGATTTGATTCTGTGTAACCCACCTTATTTCAAGGTTTCAGAAACGTCAAAGAAAAATCTTTCTGAACACTACCTTCTTGCTAGACATGAAATTGCTACCAATTTAGAAGAAATTTGTGAGGTAGCCAGACACGCGCTCAAATCAAACGGACGACTAGCTATGGTACATCGACCAGACCGTTTCTTAGACATCATTGACACCATGAGACAATACAATCTAGCGCCAAAACGTATCCAATTTGTTTATCCTAAAATGGGCAAAGATGCTAATATGCTTTTGATTGAAGCGATTAAAGACGGCTCTACTGACGGGCTAAAAATTCTCCCACCACTCTTTGTTCACAAAGAAAACGGTGACTATACGGACGATATTTTTGAAATTTATTATGGAAAAAACAGAAGAAAAAACTAA
- a CDS encoding Cold-shock DEAD-box protein A, producing the protein MKFTELNLSENILAAVEKAGFVEPSPIQELTIPLALEGKDVIGQAQTGTGKTAAFGLPTLDKIDTNRNLVQALVIAPTRELAVQGQEELFRFGREKGVKVRSVYGGSSIEKQIKALRSGAHIVVGTPGRLLDLIKRKALKLDHVETLILDEADEMLNMGFLEDIEAIISRVPETRQTLLFSATMPEAIKRIGVKFMKNPEHVKVAAKELTTDLIDQYYIRVKEQDKFDTMTRLMDVDPPELSIVFGRTKRRVDELTRGLKLRGYRAEGIHGDLDQGKRLRVLRDFKNDNIDILVATDVAARGLDISGVTHVYNYDIPQDPESYVHRIGRTGRAGKHGQSITFVTPNEMGYLSIIENLTKKRMKGLKPATADEAFKAKKKVALKKIERDFADEAIRANFDKFKGDAVKLAAEFTPEELALYILNLTVKDPDTLPKVEIAREKPLPFKPSGGGFNNRKAGRGNGRGRDNRRGGRSDRKRDDRDNNGYRDFKRTSSKNKRDFQNKDNKDPYRTSSEKKTGFVIRNKGER; encoded by the coding sequence TTGAAATTTACAGAACTTAACTTATCGGAAAATATCCTTGCTGCTGTAGAAAAAGCAGGCTTTGTTGAGCCATCTCCAATCCAAGAATTAACGATTCCTTTGGCTTTGGAAGGTAAGGATGTTATCGGACAAGCGCAAACCGGAACAGGGAAAACAGCAGCCTTTGGCTTGCCAACTTTGGACAAAATTGATACAAATCGTAATCTTGTTCAAGCCTTGGTTATCGCACCAACACGTGAATTAGCTGTTCAAGGACAAGAAGAATTGTTCCGCTTTGGTCGTGAAAAAGGTGTGAAAGTCCGTTCCGTTTACGGTGGGTCAAGCATTGAGAAACAAATTAAGGCACTTCGTTCAGGAGCTCACATTGTAGTGGGAACACCAGGGCGTTTGCTTGATTTGATTAAACGTAAAGCTTTGAAACTTGACCATGTTGAAACATTAATCCTTGATGAAGCAGATGAAATGCTTAACATGGGATTCTTAGAAGATATTGAAGCGATTATCAGCCGTGTTCCTGAAACACGTCAAACCCTTCTTTTCTCAGCAACTATGCCAGAAGCTATTAAACGTATTGGGGTGAAATTTATGAAAAACCCTGAACATGTTAAAGTTGCTGCTAAAGAATTGACTACTGATCTTATTGACCAATACTATATTCGCGTTAAAGAACAAGATAAATTTGATACAATGACACGTCTTATGGACGTTGACCCACCTGAATTGTCAATTGTCTTTGGGCGTACAAAACGTCGTGTGGATGAATTGACACGTGGATTGAAATTACGTGGCTATCGTGCCGAAGGTATTCACGGTGACCTTGACCAAGGTAAACGTCTCCGTGTTCTTCGTGATTTCAAGAATGACAATATTGATATCTTGGTTGCGACTGACGTTGCAGCGCGTGGTCTTGATATTTCAGGGGTCACACACGTTTATAATTACGATATTCCACAAGACCCAGAAAGCTATGTTCACCGTATTGGACGTACTGGACGTGCTGGGAAACATGGTCAATCAATCACTTTCGTAACACCAAACGAAATGGGATATTTGTCAATTATTGAAAATTTGACGAAAAAACGCATGAAAGGGTTGAAACCAGCGACTGCTGATGAAGCCTTTAAAGCGAAGAAAAAAGTTGCGCTTAAGAAAATTGAACGTGATTTTGCAGATGAAGCGATTCGTGCAAACTTTGACAAATTTAAAGGTGATGCTGTTAAATTGGCAGCAGAATTTACGCCAGAAGAATTGGCATTGTACATCTTGAACTTGACCGTAAAAGACCCAGATACACTTCCAAAAGTGGAAATTGCGCGTGAAAAACCATTACCATTTAAACCATCAGGTGGTGGCTTTAATAATCGCAAAGCTGGTCGTGGTAATGGTCGTGGTCGTGATAATCGCCGTGGTGGGCGTTCAGACAGAAAACGTGATGACCGAGACAATAACGGCTATCGTGATTTCAAACGCACGTCATCTAAGAACAAACGTGATTTCCAAAACAAAGATAACAAAGACCCATATCGCACATCAAGTGAAAAGAAAACAGGATTTGTTATCCGTAACAAAGGTGAAAGATAA
- the ddl gene encoding D-alanine--D-alanine ligase: MAKETLVLLYGGRSAEREVSVLSAESVMRAINYDKFFVKTYFITQSGDFIKTQEFSSKPVDDEKLMTNDTVVESQKIKPSDIYEEGAIVFPVLHGPMGEDGSIQGFLEILKMPYVGTNILSSSVAMDKISTKHVLESAGVPLVAYVTYVEGADLEKAVAEVNEKLTYPVFVKPANMGSSVGISKADDEEELRSAIDLALKYDSRILIETGVNAREIEVGILGNADVQTTLPGEVVKDVAFYDYDAKYIDNKITMDIPAHIDSSIMEEMRGYATTAFRAIGGCGLSRCDFFLTEDGHVYLNELNTMPGFTQWSMYPLLWENMGLAYSDLIEKLVELAKEMFEKRESHLI; this comes from the coding sequence ATGGCAAAAGAAACGCTTGTTTTACTTTATGGTGGACGTTCTGCGGAGCGTGAAGTATCTGTTTTATCAGCTGAGAGTGTCATGCGTGCGATTAATTATGACAAATTCTTTGTGAAAACTTACTTCATCACACAATCTGGGGATTTTATTAAGACACAAGAATTTTCAAGCAAACCAGTCGATGATGAAAAATTAATGACTAACGATACTGTTGTTGAAAGTCAAAAAATTAAACCAAGTGATATTTATGAAGAAGGAGCAATTGTTTTCCCTGTTCTTCATGGACCAATGGGAGAAGACGGTTCAATCCAAGGCTTCCTTGAAATTCTTAAAATGCCTTACGTTGGAACTAACATCTTGTCATCGAGTGTTGCCATGGATAAAATTTCAACAAAACACGTTCTTGAGTCTGCAGGTGTACCACTTGTTGCTTACGTGACTTATGTTGAAGGGGCTGACCTTGAAAAAGCGGTTGCTGAAGTAAATGAAAAATTGACTTACCCAGTCTTTGTTAAACCAGCCAACATGGGGTCTTCAGTAGGAATTTCAAAAGCTGATGATGAAGAGGAGCTACGCTCAGCTATTGACCTCGCCCTTAAATACGATAGCCGTATTCTTATCGAAACTGGTGTCAATGCGCGTGAAATCGAAGTTGGGATTTTGGGAAATGCTGACGTGCAAACAACATTACCTGGTGAAGTTGTTAAAGACGTTGCTTTCTATGATTACGATGCTAAATATATCGACAATAAAATTACTATGGATATTCCAGCGCATATCGATAGCAGTATTATGGAAGAAATGCGTGGCTATGCAACAACAGCTTTCCGTGCTATCGGTGGATGTGGTTTGTCACGTTGTGATTTCTTCTTGACAGAAGATGGTCATGTTTACCTTAACGAATTGAATACAATGCCAGGTTTCACACAATGGTCAATGTATCCACTTCTTTGGGAAAACATGGGACTTGCTTATTCTGATTTGATTGAAAAATTGGTTGAATTAGCTAAAGAAATGTTTGAAAAACGCGAAAGCCATTTGATTTAA
- a CDS encoding Substrate-specific component FolT of folate ECF transporter produces the protein MNLFFKTPKLTLKRLVSLAMLIALAFIVGKFSIPVIPQQLVISLTFIVNTIIGMIGGPIWGFISLGILDVVDTLSSSSAGNFIIWWTLMEAIQGFFYGLFFYGKPLSWSSKKDWLHVTMATVVIMLIGTFILTPLLIQIYFGVPFWAQYLAGRWLKIFEIPLRIIITMLVIPRLQKIPELRKLANL, from the coding sequence ATGAATTTATTTTTCAAAACACCCAAACTCACCCTTAAGCGTTTGGTTAGCCTAGCTATGCTAATCGCGCTCGCTTTCATCGTTGGAAAATTTTCAATTCCCGTCATTCCACAACAATTAGTTATCAGTTTGACGTTCATTGTCAACACGATTATCGGAATGATTGGCGGTCCTATTTGGGGCTTTATCAGCCTAGGTATTCTTGATGTGGTTGATACCTTATCATCAAGTAGCGCTGGTAATTTCATCATTTGGTGGACACTTATGGAAGCAATTCAGGGCTTTTTCTATGGTCTTTTCTTTTATGGTAAGCCACTAAGCTGGTCAAGCAAAAAAGACTGGCTACACGTAACCATGGCAACTGTGGTTATTATGCTAATTGGTACCTTTATCCTCACACCACTTCTGATTCAGATATACTTTGGTGTGCCATTCTGGGCACAATATCTGGCAGGACGTTGGTTAAAAATCTTTGAAATTCCACTACGAATCATTATTACCATGCTTGTCATTCCGAGGTTACAAAAGATACCCGAATTACGCAAGCTTGCAAATCTATAA
- the plsC gene encoding 1-acyl-sn-glycerol-3-phosphate acyltransferase, whose translation MFYTYLRGLVVFLLWIINGNAHYHNEDKILSKDENYILVAPHRTWWDPVYMAFAARPKEFIFMAKKELFKNRIFGWWIRMCGAFPIDRENPGQKALKYPINMLKKSNRSLVMFPSGSRHSTDVKGGIAVIAKMAKVKIMPVVYAGPMELKGLLTGERVDMNFGNPIDISDIKRMNDEGIEEVANRIQTEFDRLDAENATYHTNKKPNPLTYIYRIPLGIVAIIVVLLTLLFSYIASFVWDPDKHRKMK comes from the coding sequence GTGTTTTATACTTATTTACGAGGATTAGTGGTTTTCCTACTTTGGATTATCAATGGAAATGCTCACTATCATAATGAGGACAAAATTTTAAGTAAGGATGAGAACTATATCTTGGTTGCTCCGCACCGTACTTGGTGGGATCCAGTTTATATGGCATTTGCTGCTCGTCCGAAAGAATTTATTTTCATGGCGAAGAAAGAATTGTTTAAGAATCGTATCTTTGGTTGGTGGATTCGTATGTGTGGTGCCTTTCCGATTGACCGTGAAAATCCAGGGCAAAAAGCCCTCAAATACCCTATTAACATGTTGAAGAAAAGCAATCGTTCACTTGTGATGTTCCCAAGTGGTAGCCGTCATTCAACCGATGTCAAAGGTGGGATTGCTGTTATTGCTAAAATGGCGAAGGTTAAGATTATGCCAGTCGTTTATGCAGGACCAATGGAATTAAAAGGACTTTTGACTGGAGAACGTGTGGATATGAACTTTGGTAACCCAATTGACATTTCTGACATCAAACGCATGAATGACGAGGGGATTGAAGAAGTAGCAAATCGTATTCAAACAGAATTTGACCGTTTGGATGCTGAAAATGCGACTTATCATACTAACAAGAAACCAAATCCATTAACTTACATTTACCGTATTCCTCTTGGAATTGTGGCGATTATCGTTGTTCTGTTGACATTGCTCTTTAGCTACATTGCAAGCTTTGTTTGGGATCCAGATAAGCATCGTAAAATGAAATAA
- the prfC gene encoding Peptide chain release factor 3 — translation MTIQDDIKKRRTFAIISHPDAGKTTITEQLLYFGGEIREAGTVKGKKTGNFAKSDWMDIEKQRGISVTSSVMQFDYAGKRVNILDTPGHEDFSEDTYRTLMAVDAAVMVVDSAKGIEAQTKKLFEVVKHRNIPVFTFINKLDRDGREPLDLLEELEEVLGIASYPMNWPIGMGKSFEGLYDLYNKRLELYKGDERFAALEDGDKLFANNPFYQQVLEDVELLEEAGNEFSKEAVLSGDLTPVFFGSALTNFGVQTFLDTFLQFAPEPHGHKTTEGNEIDPYDKDFSGFVFKIQANMDPRHRDRIAFVRIVSGEFERGMSVNLARTKKSVKLSNVTQFMAESRENVENAVAGDIIGVYDTGTYQVGDTLTVGKNKFEFEPLPTFTPELFMKVAAKNVMKQKSFHKGIEQLVQEGAIQLYKNYQTGEYMLGAVGQLQFEVFKHRMENEYNAEVVMTPMGKKTVRWIKPEDLDERMSSSRNILAKDRFDQPVFLFENDFALRWFADKYPDVELEEKM, via the coding sequence ATGACAATTCAAGATGACATTAAAAAACGTCGTACGTTTGCCATCATCAGTCACCCAGATGCTGGTAAAACGACAATTACAGAACAATTACTTTATTTTGGTGGAGAAATCCGTGAAGCTGGTACCGTAAAAGGGAAAAAGACAGGGAACTTTGCTAAATCTGACTGGATGGATATTGAAAAGCAACGTGGTATCTCCGTTACTTCATCAGTGATGCAATTTGATTATGCTGGAAAACGTGTCAATATCCTTGATACACCAGGGCACGAGGACTTCTCTGAAGATACTTACCGTACTCTTATGGCGGTGGATGCTGCGGTTATGGTTGTCGATTCTGCCAAAGGTATCGAAGCACAAACGAAAAAACTGTTTGAAGTTGTTAAACACCGTAATATTCCAGTATTTACTTTTATCAACAAGCTTGACCGTGATGGTCGTGAACCACTTGACCTTTTGGAAGAATTGGAAGAAGTGCTTGGTATTGCAAGTTATCCAATGAATTGGCCAATTGGGATGGGAAAATCATTTGAAGGGCTTTACGATTTGTACAACAAACGTTTGGAACTTTACAAGGGTGATGAACGTTTTGCAGCGCTTGAAGATGGTGACAAATTATTTGCTAACAACCCATTCTACCAACAAGTTTTGGAAGATGTTGAGTTGTTAGAAGAAGCAGGAAATGAATTTTCGAAAGAAGCTGTCTTGTCTGGTGATTTAACACCAGTATTCTTCGGTTCTGCCCTTACAAACTTTGGGGTGCAAACTTTCCTAGATACTTTCTTACAATTTGCACCAGAACCTCATGGACACAAAACAACAGAAGGTAATGAAATCGACCCTTACGATAAAGATTTTTCAGGATTTGTTTTCAAAATTCAAGCTAACATGGACCCTCGTCACCGTGACCGCATTGCCTTTGTGCGTATCGTTTCAGGTGAATTTGAACGTGGCATGAGCGTGAATTTAGCACGTACGAAAAAATCAGTGAAATTGTCAAACGTGACACAATTCATGGCAGAATCACGTGAGAATGTTGAAAATGCCGTTGCAGGTGATATTATAGGGGTTTACGATACAGGAACATACCAAGTTGGGGATACGTTGACAGTCGGTAAAAATAAATTTGAATTTGAACCGCTACCAACCTTCACGCCAGAGTTGTTCATGAAAGTAGCTGCTAAAAACGTTATGAAACAAAAATCATTCCACAAAGGGATTGAACAATTGGTGCAAGAAGGGGCTATCCAACTTTATAAAAATTATCAAACTGGCGAATATATGCTTGGTGCTGTTGGTCAATTGCAGTTTGAAGTGTTCAAACACCGTATGGAAAATGAATACAATGCCGAAGTTGTGATGACACCAATGGGTAAAAAGACTGTTCGTTGGATTAAACCAGAAGACCTTGATGAACGCATGTCATCAAGTCGAAATATCTTGGCTAAAGACCGCTTTGACCAACCTGTTTTCCTTTTTGAAAATGACTTTGCGCTTCGCTGGTTTGCGGATAAATACCCAGATGTTGAACTAGAAGAAAAAATGTAA